One genomic window of Moorella glycerini includes the following:
- a CDS encoding sulfurtransferase TusA family protein, translating to MAKYFIDALGEMCPVPNIKIREKLKDLEVGDAIILKTDHSCASISIRNEMRRKGYKTAVQEIDTGIWQVTVRRVK from the coding sequence ATGGCAAAATATTTTATTGACGCCCTGGGCGAAATGTGCCCGGTGCCCAATATCAAGATCCGGGAAAAGCTTAAAGATCTGGAAGTAGGCGACGCCATCATCCTGAAAACCGACCATAGCTGTGCCTCCATATCTATCAGGAACGAAATGCGTCGTAAGGGTTATAAAACAGCAGTCCAGGAGATCGATACCGGCATCTGGCAGGTAACTGTGCGGCGGGTGAAATAA
- a CDS encoding permease has product MSKQGKLLLIVAVFLAAYFLPFQHPRMQGAILEAFYMLQEYAREHVLFCLVPALFIAGAMSNFLSSQAVMKYLGPESPKVTAYGVGAVSGAILAVCSCTVLPLFMGIYKRGAGLGPAIAFLYSGPAINVLAIILSARVLGWQIGLARALGAVLFSVIIGLIMALLFREEEQERAKGLLMPEGGEPPRTLGQTVLYFLVLVLILVFAAWGKPSEQAGFWYAVYSVKWYLVIALLVALAVILKAWFKREELSAWVDSTWDFSIKILPLLFGGVLVAGFLMGRPNVDTGIIPAKYIAMVVGGNSLLANFTASIAGAFMYFATLTEVPIVQGLIGSGMGQGPALALLLAGPALSLPSMLVINSVLGFKKTFAYVSLVVIMATLTGIVFGALVG; this is encoded by the coding sequence ATGAGCAAGCAGGGCAAATTGTTATTGATTGTCGCCGTGTTTTTGGCTGCCTATTTCCTGCCCTTCCAGCATCCCAGGATGCAGGGCGCCATCCTGGAAGCCTTCTACATGCTGCAGGAATACGCCAGGGAACATGTGCTGTTCTGCTTGGTACCCGCTCTTTTCATCGCCGGGGCCATGAGCAATTTCCTTTCCTCCCAGGCTGTCATGAAGTACCTGGGACCGGAAAGCCCCAAAGTTACAGCTTATGGAGTGGGGGCTGTATCGGGAGCAATCCTCGCCGTCTGCTCCTGCACCGTCTTACCCTTGTTCATGGGCATATATAAGCGCGGCGCCGGCCTCGGACCGGCCATAGCTTTCCTGTATTCCGGGCCGGCCATTAACGTCCTGGCCATTATCCTCTCGGCCCGGGTGCTGGGCTGGCAGATCGGCCTGGCCAGGGCTCTGGGGGCCGTCCTGTTTTCGGTAATAATCGGCCTGATCATGGCCCTGCTCTTCAGAGAAGAAGAGCAGGAGAGGGCCAAAGGGCTGCTCATGCCGGAAGGAGGAGAACCACCCCGCACGCTTGGGCAGACTGTTCTGTATTTCCTGGTCCTGGTCTTAATCCTTGTTTTTGCCGCCTGGGGCAAGCCGTCGGAACAAGCGGGCTTCTGGTATGCGGTATACAGCGTCAAATGGTATCTAGTTATCGCTCTTCTGGTAGCCCTGGCCGTGATTTTAAAGGCCTGGTTTAAGCGGGAAGAACTGTCAGCCTGGGTGGATTCTACGTGGGATTTCAGCATTAAAATCCTGCCCCTCCTTTTCGGGGGCGTGCTGGTGGCCGGCTTCCTGATGGGCAGGCCCAACGTCGATACCGGTATTATACCGGCAAAATATATCGCCATGGTGGTAGGGGGCAACAGCCTCTTAGCCAACTTTACCGCTTCTATTGCAGGCGCTTTTATGTACTTTGCTACTTTGACGGAAGTACCGATCGTCCAGGGACTTATCGGGTCCGGGATGGGCCAGGGGCCGGCTTTAGCCCTCTTACTGGCGGGCCCGGCCTTGAGTTTGCCCAGTATGCTCGTTATCAACAGCGTACTGGGGTTCAAGAAAACCTTTGCCTACGTTTCCCTGGTAGTCATCATGGCTACCTTAACGGGGATAGTATTTGGAGCCCTGGTGGGCTAA
- a CDS encoding sulfurtransferase TusA family protein has protein sequence MAEYTLDALGEACPVPLIRTEKKMQELKVGDILVVQVDHSCAMKNVPEWARKQGYNVELEEVEEGRWDIIIEKTK, from the coding sequence GTGGCTGAATATACCCTTGATGCCCTGGGCGAAGCCTGCCCGGTGCCTTTAATCCGCACGGAGAAAAAGATGCAGGAGCTGAAAGTAGGGGACATCCTGGTTGTCCAGGTTGACCATAGCTGCGCCATGAAAAACGTCCCGGAATGGGCGCGCAAGCAGGGTTATAACGTAGAGCTGGAAGAGGTTGAAGAAGGCCGCTGGGACATTATTATCGAGAAAACCAAGTAA
- a CDS encoding FAD-dependent oxidoreductase, with the protein MREKKVEDYDVVVIGGGAAGMTAAIYAGRARLKTIMIEKSLPGGLATYTNEIENYPGFPEGNTGLGLMQLFERQAKKFNVKVKLAEVQWVELEGETKVIKTFRTDYRAKAVIIATGGKPRLTGAKGEEKFLYDKGISFCATCDAAYYTGKEVMVIGSGDAAIEEAIFLTKFASKVYISVIHDVGIMDANKVAQEQALRNEKLHFIWNTVVDEFAGGERLDTVILKNVKTGERIPVKVDGCFLFIGYLPNTELFRGMINMNERGYIITNEQMETNIPGVFAAGDVRDKVLRQVATAVGDGAIAGFMAERYIAESEYFAREFREVKGPQLVFCYDPTDARCREMMTVVEAILQKHPEIKLSKIDVYKGKSMALRLGLTGDPCLVLMHGGRVTEVLALAGLSPELIETMINQLAA; encoded by the coding sequence ATGCGGGAAAAGAAGGTTGAAGACTACGATGTGGTGGTTATCGGCGGCGGCGCTGCGGGGATGACGGCCGCTATTTATGCCGGCCGCGCCCGCCTGAAAACCATCATGATCGAAAAGTCCCTGCCGGGCGGTCTGGCTACCTATACCAATGAGATTGAGAATTACCCCGGTTTTCCCGAGGGGAACACGGGGTTGGGCCTGATGCAGCTTTTTGAACGCCAGGCCAAGAAATTCAACGTCAAGGTCAAACTGGCCGAGGTCCAGTGGGTGGAACTGGAGGGGGAAACCAAGGTCATCAAGACCTTTCGCACCGATTACCGCGCCAAAGCGGTGATTATCGCCACCGGCGGCAAGCCGCGCCTGACCGGTGCCAAAGGAGAAGAAAAGTTTCTTTATGACAAAGGCATTTCCTTCTGTGCCACCTGCGACGCAGCTTACTACACCGGTAAAGAAGTAATGGTAATCGGCAGCGGCGATGCCGCTATCGAAGAAGCTATCTTTTTAACTAAATTTGCCAGCAAGGTGTATATCTCTGTGATCCATGATGTCGGCATTATGGACGCCAATAAAGTGGCCCAGGAGCAGGCCCTGCGGAATGAAAAACTGCATTTTATCTGGAACACTGTAGTCGATGAGTTTGCCGGGGGCGAACGCCTGGACACAGTAATTCTAAAGAACGTCAAGACCGGGGAGAGGATTCCCGTAAAAGTCGACGGCTGCTTCCTCTTTATCGGCTACCTGCCCAACACCGAACTCTTCCGCGGTATGATCAATATGAATGAGCGCGGTTATATCATTACCAATGAGCAGATGGAGACCAATATCCCGGGCGTCTTTGCCGCCGGGGATGTGCGGGATAAAGTCCTGCGACAGGTGGCAACGGCCGTGGGTGATGGAGCCATTGCCGGTTTTATGGCCGAACGCTATATTGCGGAAAGCGAGTATTTTGCCCGGGAATTCCGGGAGGTTAAAGGACCGCAACTGGTATTCTGTTACGATCCAACCGATGCCCGCTGCCGGGAAATGATGACTGTAGTTGAGGCCATCCTGCAAAAACATCCGGAAATCAAGTTGAGCAAGATCGATGTCTATAAAGGCAAGAGTATGGCCCTGCGCCTGGGTCTTACGGGCGACCCCTGCCTGGTTTTAATGCATGGCGGCAGGGTTACTGAAGTCCTGGCCCTCGCAGGGTTGTCTCCCGAGCTCATTGAGACCATGATAAACCAGCTTGCGGCATGA
- a CDS encoding PadR family transcriptional regulator, which translates to MDYTDREYWNGIIKMCLSKFFILRVLYTQPMHGYEIARTVAEVTRGCCTPTEGTIYPVLREFEEGGYVTSSLEIAGGRERKVYTLTPKGQEAFRVAVEAWREVTNYILQAVKVQENNDQL; encoded by the coding sequence ATGGATTATACGGATCGCGAGTACTGGAACGGTATCATCAAGATGTGCCTGTCGAAGTTTTTTATCCTGCGGGTTCTCTACACCCAGCCCATGCACGGCTACGAGATAGCCCGTACCGTAGCTGAAGTCACCAGGGGCTGCTGCACGCCTACCGAGGGGACGATTTACCCGGTACTCAGGGAATTCGAGGAGGGCGGCTACGTCACTTCTTCCCTGGAGATAGCCGGCGGCCGGGAGCGTAAAGTCTATACCCTTACGCCAAAAGGGCAGGAGGCCTTCCGGGTCGCCGTCGAGGCCTGGCGGGAGGTTACCAATTATATTTTACAGGCGGTAAAAGTACAGGAAAATAACGACCAATTGTAA
- a CDS encoding EamA family transporter: protein MNWLFWALLAMVFWGLSPIFAKLGLVKSDPFTALLIRTIGVFAALLLWGLATARLGSLKEVEPRTWALLLGEGLAASVVGHFAYFRALQAGKVSSVVPITASYPLIALVLAIALLGDKLSPGRGFGAVLIVTGIYLIQRF, encoded by the coding sequence GTGAACTGGCTGTTCTGGGCGTTGCTGGCCATGGTTTTTTGGGGATTAAGCCCCATTTTTGCTAAACTGGGGTTGGTGAAGAGCGATCCCTTCACGGCGCTCCTCATACGCACTATTGGCGTGTTCGCCGCGCTGCTTTTGTGGGGTTTGGCGACGGCCCGGCTGGGGAGCCTCAAAGAGGTAGAACCCCGTACCTGGGCACTCCTTCTGGGTGAAGGGCTGGCCGCTTCGGTGGTGGGACATTTTGCCTATTTTCGTGCCCTGCAGGCAGGTAAGGTTTCGTCGGTAGTACCGATAACGGCTTCTTACCCCTTAATAGCACTCGTCCTGGCAATTGCTCTGCTGGGTGATAAACTCTCCCCGGGGCGCGGCTTCGGGGCGGTTTTGATTGTGACCGGTATCTACCTGATCCAGAGGTTTTAA
- a CDS encoding DUF2703 domain-containing protein → MAEKKGLLARVFGRQGSNCCSIRIEEIPEGDIHTPDNGCCCGSSWPGSTEKAEGREIEISPETRAFQRSLDIEFLYLDLDACTRCRGTARNLEEALNEMVGVLQATGIKVNLRKIHVQTEEQALALGFVSSPTIRINGRDIQLDVRESLCESCGDLCGEDVDCRVWVYQGKEYTVAPKGMIIEAILKHVYGEGTEAPAERETPKELPDNLKRFFAAKRKKEEGAAGRKPAPEPQDCCCGVSPLSKCCD, encoded by the coding sequence ATGGCGGAAAAAAAAGGATTGCTGGCCAGGGTTTTTGGCCGGCAGGGAAGTAATTGTTGCTCTATCCGTATCGAGGAGATCCCTGAAGGAGACATCCATACCCCTGATAACGGTTGCTGCTGCGGCAGTTCTTGGCCGGGCAGTACCGAAAAAGCTGAAGGGCGAGAAATAGAGATATCGCCCGAAACCCGGGCGTTCCAGCGATCCCTCGACATCGAGTTTCTCTATCTGGACCTGGATGCCTGCACCAGGTGCCGGGGAACGGCGCGCAACCTGGAAGAGGCCCTCAACGAAATGGTAGGGGTTTTACAAGCAACCGGGATCAAGGTCAACCTGCGCAAGATCCACGTCCAGACGGAAGAACAGGCCCTGGCCCTGGGATTTGTCAGTTCGCCCACCATCCGCATCAACGGGCGGGACATCCAGCTGGACGTCAGGGAAAGCCTGTGCGAATCCTGCGGCGACCTTTGCGGCGAGGATGTGGACTGCCGCGTCTGGGTGTACCAGGGGAAGGAATATACCGTCGCCCCCAAAGGGATGATTATTGAGGCCATCCTGAAGCACGTTTACGGGGAAGGAACTGAAGCTCCCGCGGAAAGGGAAACACCAAAGGAGCTGCCCGATAATTTAAAGCGCTTCTTTGCGGCCAAGCGTAAGAAAGAAGAAGGCGCAGCCGGCCGTAAGCCCGCGCCGGAACCACAAGATTGTTGTTGCGGCGTTTCCCCGTTATCTAAGTGCTGCGACTGA
- a CDS encoding putative zinc-binding protein — protein MEKCTCEPAEIMLFPCAGGSNVGQLANQAAVKLDQEGAGKLFCLAGLGGHVQSIVESTRVARRIVAIDGCPIGCAKATVEHAGFPVTDYVMVTRLGIQKNHEFAWTGEELDRVVQAVKESLGY, from the coding sequence ATGGAGAAATGCACCTGCGAACCGGCGGAAATTATGCTTTTTCCCTGCGCGGGAGGTTCGAACGTAGGCCAGCTTGCCAACCAGGCGGCGGTAAAGCTGGATCAAGAGGGCGCAGGCAAGTTGTTTTGCCTGGCCGGGCTGGGTGGCCATGTCCAGAGTATTGTTGAGTCCACCAGGGTGGCCAGGAGAATTGTGGCGATAGACGGCTGCCCTATAGGCTGTGCTAAAGCAACTGTGGAGCATGCCGGCTTTCCGGTGACAGACTATGTTATGGTGACCCGGCTGGGAATCCAAAAAAATCATGAGTTTGCCTGGACGGGCGAAGAGCTGGACCGGGTGGTGCAGGCGGTAAAAGAATCCCTGGGATATTAA
- a CDS encoding cation diffusion facilitator family transporter — MNSDQHDGNTHHHHHSHLETEAVSGLNLVLTMLLNLLITAAEVAGGLLSGSLSLLSDALHNLSDAAAVAISLAALRFSRRGATLEKTFGFQRLEILAALFNSAVLMVISILLFKESATRLLHPQDINSSMMVGVGAAGLLVNTLAVFLLRRDASRSLNVRSSYLHLFSDALSSVAVAAGGMAIYFWHITWIDPLLTILIGLYVLKESYEIVSDTVQILMEGTPKGVKLEEIYKSVKSLPGIRDLHHVHVWQLGERQINFEGHIDLDKDISISESEKLRREVEATLRDKFGIQHVMLQMEYEGCPGTGLVRDTRSQLI, encoded by the coding sequence GTGAACAGTGATCAGCATGATGGCAATACTCATCATCACCACCACAGCCACCTGGAAACAGAAGCAGTGAGCGGCCTGAACCTGGTACTAACGATGTTATTAAACCTGCTTATTACCGCGGCGGAGGTGGCAGGAGGATTACTGTCGGGGAGCCTTTCCCTCCTTTCTGATGCCCTGCACAACTTGAGTGATGCGGCGGCCGTGGCAATCAGCCTGGCTGCGTTACGCTTTTCCCGGCGGGGGGCAACCCTGGAAAAAACCTTCGGTTTTCAGCGCCTGGAGATCCTGGCGGCCCTGTTCAATTCCGCCGTATTGATGGTGATTTCCATTTTGCTTTTCAAAGAATCCGCAACCCGGTTACTACACCCCCAGGATATCAATAGCTCAATGATGGTAGGTGTCGGAGCCGCCGGGTTATTAGTCAACACCCTGGCGGTCTTTCTCCTGCGGCGCGATGCCAGCCGGAGCCTGAATGTGCGGTCTTCTTACCTCCATTTATTCTCCGACGCTTTATCTTCAGTGGCTGTAGCAGCTGGCGGTATGGCGATCTATTTCTGGCATATCACCTGGATAGACCCCCTCTTGACAATATTAATCGGTCTGTATGTTTTGAAGGAAAGTTACGAAATTGTTTCTGATACAGTTCAAATTCTAATGGAAGGCACGCCAAAGGGCGTGAAGCTGGAGGAAATTTATAAGTCTGTCAAGAGCCTGCCGGGTATCCGCGACCTGCATCATGTCCATGTCTGGCAGCTCGGGGAGCGACAGATTAATTTCGAAGGCCACATCGACCTGGATAAGGATATATCTATCAGTGAATCGGAAAAGCTGCGCCGGGAAGTGGAAGCCACATTGCGTGACAAATTCGGCATCCAACACGTCATGCTCCAGATGGAATATGAAGGCTGTCCTGGGACGGGGCTTGTTCGTGATACCCGCAGTCAACTCATCTAA
- a CDS encoding putative zinc-binding protein — MSQQENWYLPYMDKKVKGIEVVERPAQVAVFYCTGASNVGQSTVLGGNEAARRLGYDRAALLCLASISAGLKNISRAAAEAKGIVAVDGCPMQCARRTLEKAGFNVEESLVVTRDCNVPKSFILEDAAAITNVADAIVARVEKIETEK; from the coding sequence ATGTCACAACAGGAAAATTGGTACCTGCCCTATATGGATAAAAAGGTAAAGGGCATTGAAGTGGTGGAACGCCCGGCACAGGTAGCTGTTTTTTACTGTACCGGGGCCTCAAATGTGGGCCAGAGTACGGTGCTGGGTGGTAACGAGGCTGCCCGGCGCCTGGGTTATGACCGGGCCGCCCTCCTGTGCCTGGCCAGTATCTCGGCCGGCTTGAAGAATATCAGCCGCGCCGCGGCTGAAGCCAAAGGTATCGTGGCCGTAGACGGTTGCCCCATGCAGTGTGCCCGGCGTACCCTGGAGAAGGCCGGGTTTAACGTCGAGGAGAGCCTGGTGGTTACCCGGGACTGCAATGTACCCAAATCATTTATCCTGGAGGACGCTGCCGCTATTACCAACGTCGCCGACGCCATTGTTGCCCGGGTGGAAAAAATTGAAACCGAAAAATAA
- a CDS encoding thioredoxin family protein yields MEIKVLGTGCARCKALEQNVMNALAEMGVAADVEKVTDINKITDYGVMMTPGLMVNNKLKVFGRVPDKEEIKKWIQEEIS; encoded by the coding sequence ATGGAAATCAAAGTTTTAGGTACGGGATGCGCCCGGTGCAAGGCGCTGGAACAAAACGTGATGAACGCCCTGGCGGAAATGGGCGTGGCCGCTGATGTGGAAAAAGTGACGGACATCAACAAGATAACCGATTATGGGGTTATGATGACGCCGGGACTGATGGTCAACAACAAGCTCAAAGTGTTCGGCCGGGTGCCCGACAAAGAAGAGATCAAGAAATGGATCCAGGAGGAAATAAGCTAG
- a CDS encoding permease produces the protein MGINSLSQALHFFFIITIELVVLFIGVSFLVGLLQEYIPAATVQRLLTGRRGQGNVLGAVLGAITPFCSCSTIPIMVGLINAGAPFGAASSFLLASPLLNPVILGLLLAFLGWQATVTYAAVTFILSVVLGAVWEKIGLASQVKRVRISGGHVGNRENQDFRSRLVRALGGAWNQFIGVLPYLFIGVAIGAFIYGFVPAEFVARVAGPGNPLAIPVAAVIGIPLYIRVETMIPIGMVLLQKGMSLGTLMALIIGGAGASIPEVSLLAGIFKPRLVVAFVLTIFTVAVLAGYAFNIIFV, from the coding sequence ATGGGCATCAACTCCTTAAGCCAGGCTCTTCATTTTTTCTTTATCATTACAATCGAACTGGTGGTACTCTTCATCGGCGTCAGCTTCCTGGTGGGGTTGCTACAGGAATATATCCCGGCGGCAACCGTCCAGCGGCTACTTACTGGACGCCGCGGCCAGGGTAACGTTCTTGGTGCGGTTCTGGGGGCTATTACTCCTTTTTGCTCCTGTTCCACCATCCCGATTATGGTGGGACTGATAAACGCCGGCGCCCCCTTTGGCGCCGCAAGCTCCTTCCTCCTGGCCTCCCCCCTTCTCAATCCCGTAATCCTTGGTTTATTGCTCGCCTTTCTGGGCTGGCAAGCCACGGTGACCTACGCGGCCGTTACCTTCATCCTCAGTGTAGTCCTGGGAGCCGTATGGGAAAAAATAGGCCTGGCCAGCCAGGTAAAGAGGGTCCGCATCAGCGGCGGCCACGTTGGCAACCGGGAAAACCAGGATTTCCGCTCCCGGTTGGTTCGCGCCCTGGGCGGAGCGTGGAATCAGTTTATCGGCGTATTGCCTTATCTCTTTATCGGTGTGGCCATCGGCGCTTTTATCTACGGCTTTGTCCCGGCTGAGTTTGTGGCTCGAGTAGCTGGCCCCGGTAACCCCCTGGCCATACCGGTGGCGGCAGTTATAGGCATCCCTCTCTATATCCGCGTCGAAACGATGATCCCCATTGGTATGGTGCTGCTCCAGAAAGGCATGAGCCTGGGTACCCTCATGGCCCTGATCATCGGCGGCGCGGGGGCCAGCATTCCCGAAGTTTCTCTACTAGCAGGTATCTTTAAGCCCCGCCTGGTGGTAGCTTTCGTTCTCACCATTTTTACGGTTGCCGTCCTGGCCGGGTATGCCTTTAATATTATTTTTGTATAA
- a CDS encoding ArsR/SmtB family transcription factor, producing the protein MAERLYSLKAEFFKALAHPTRVRILEQLRQGEKCVCKFIEDLELEQPNISQHLAVLRKEDIVVTRKEGLKVLYRVKHPEIFQVLDLVGRILTREITNTMAELQELQGKEEKKGS; encoded by the coding sequence TTGGCTGAAAGACTTTACAGCCTGAAGGCGGAATTTTTTAAAGCCCTGGCCCACCCGACCCGGGTGAGGATCCTGGAACAGCTGCGCCAGGGTGAAAAGTGCGTTTGCAAGTTTATAGAAGACCTGGAGCTGGAGCAACCCAATATCTCCCAGCACCTGGCGGTGTTACGCAAGGAGGATATTGTCGTTACCCGCAAAGAAGGTTTAAAGGTTCTCTACCGGGTTAAGCACCCGGAAATCTTCCAGGTTCTGGACCTGGTGGGCAGGATTTTGACCCGGGAAATCACCAATACCATGGCGGAACTGCAGGAGCTACAGGGTAAAGAGGAAAAGAAGGGGAGTTAG
- a CDS encoding YeeE/YedE thiosulfate transporter family protein: MAQSETSLRSRVGTRSKATKKSQVGYAILVLALVIVFGVFLGSLKVALAAKWVFGLAFGFVLQRSRFCFTASMRDPVLTGSTSLTRAVIIAIAVATVGFAAIQFSAYMAGKPIPGFISPVGIHTVIGAILFGTGMVIAGGCASGTLMRVGEGFIMLMVTLVFFVAGSALGAYHFGWWQGFSMKSSPSIFLPNVLGWPLALLVQFGLLGALYWLATWWEYRKAD; the protein is encoded by the coding sequence ATGGCACAAAGTGAGACTTCTTTACGCTCCCGTGTCGGCACGCGGTCTAAAGCCACAAAAAAGAGCCAGGTGGGTTATGCTATCCTGGTCCTGGCCCTAGTGATCGTCTTTGGTGTTTTCCTGGGAAGCCTGAAGGTTGCCCTGGCTGCCAAGTGGGTCTTCGGCCTTGCTTTCGGCTTCGTTTTGCAGCGCTCCCGTTTCTGCTTTACCGCATCCATGCGTGACCCTGTACTAACAGGCAGCACCTCTTTAACCCGGGCCGTAATTATAGCCATAGCCGTAGCCACCGTTGGCTTTGCCGCCATCCAGTTCTCCGCTTATATGGCCGGCAAACCTATCCCGGGCTTTATCAGCCCCGTAGGTATCCATACCGTGATCGGCGCCATTCTCTTCGGCACCGGTATGGTTATCGCCGGCGGCTGTGCCTCCGGTACCTTGATGCGCGTAGGCGAGGGTTTCATCATGCTCATGGTCACCCTGGTCTTCTTCGTCGCCGGTTCGGCCCTGGGCGCCTATCACTTCGGCTGGTGGCAGGGTTTCTCCATGAAATCCTCGCCGTCAATATTTTTACCCAACGTCCTGGGCTGGCCCCTGGCCCTCCTGGTCCAGTTTGGCCTCCTGGGCGCCCTGTACTGGCTGGCCACCTGGTGGGAATACCGGAAGGCCGATTAA
- a CDS encoding selenium metabolism-associated LysR family transcriptional regulator produces MNLNNLRVFATIAETGSLSETAQRLFLTQPAVSQQIKHLEQVFAIQLLERTNRGVTLTDAGEVLKDYARKIVSLYDELESAMEGLRASVSGQLTVGATSTIGGYAVPCSICIFKEKFPEAVLKLKVANRQQIINDLKEGRVDIALIEGKDLKGPFVACELAVDQLVIIAPNRKPWTGRTWISIEELKNQPFIIREAGSGTRQVIEETLNSIGIDLSHLNIVVELASVDSIKAAVEAGVGISIMSRLALRKELHTRTLLALELEGLSFEQKIYLAYNRERIQTRLGKAFINFLRSPNRGFC; encoded by the coding sequence ATGAACCTGAACAACTTGCGCGTTTTCGCTACTATTGCCGAGACCGGGAGCCTCTCGGAAACGGCCCAGCGTCTTTTCCTGACCCAGCCGGCGGTCAGCCAGCAGATCAAGCACCTGGAGCAGGTTTTTGCCATCCAGCTCCTGGAGCGCACCAACCGGGGGGTTACCCTCACCGATGCCGGCGAAGTTTTAAAGGACTACGCCCGAAAGATTGTATCCCTTTACGACGAGCTGGAAAGCGCCATGGAGGGCTTACGTGCCTCCGTCAGCGGCCAGTTGACCGTGGGGGCTACCTCGACGATTGGCGGTTATGCTGTTCCCTGCAGCATCTGCATTTTTAAAGAAAAATTTCCTGAAGCTGTATTAAAGCTCAAGGTGGCCAACCGCCAGCAGATTATCAATGATTTAAAAGAAGGGCGGGTCGACATCGCCCTCATTGAGGGCAAGGATTTAAAGGGGCCCTTTGTTGCCTGTGAGCTGGCCGTAGACCAGCTGGTGATTATCGCCCCTAATAGGAAACCTTGGACCGGTCGTACGTGGATCAGCATCGAAGAATTAAAAAATCAGCCTTTTATCATCCGCGAGGCCGGTTCGGGTACCCGCCAGGTCATTGAAGAAACCCTGAACTCTATAGGTATCGATTTGTCCCACCTCAATATAGTAGTGGAGCTGGCCAGCGTTGATTCCATCAAAGCCGCCGTAGAGGCCGGCGTCGGCATCTCCATCATGTCCCGGCTGGCCCTGCGTAAGGAACTCCATACGCGCACCCTGCTGGCTCTGGAACTTGAAGGCCTTTCCTTTGAGCAAAAAATATACCTGGCCTATAACCGCGAAAGGATCCAGACCAGGCTGGGTAAAGCCTTTATCAACTTCCTACGTTCCCCGAACCGGGGTTTCTGTTAA